The Salinirubellus salinus genome segment GAGTCGTGGCTCCTCATGCGTCCCTCCGGCACCGAGCCGAAGTTGCGGGTCTACGCGGAGGCCGAGAGCGAGGCACGGGTCGCGGAGTTGCTCGCGGCCGGCCGGGAACTGGTGGCGCCGCTCGTCTGACTCAGCCCTCGAGAACGCCCCGGTAGCGCCCCGGCTCGTCGGTCTCCCGTACGTCGAACCCGAGCGACTCGTAGAACGGCCGCACGCCCGCGTCGAACGCGGCCACCAGTCGCTCGCGCCGCTCGCCCGCCGCCGCCACGAGCGCCGACCCGACCCCCTTCCCCTGGCGTCGTCGCCTGACCGCCACGGCGTCGATGCGGTCGCCCACGAGGAGGAGTGCGCCCACCACGCTCCCCCGGTCGACGGCCACCAGCAGGGTGCCCTCGTCGACCCGGTCGGTCTCCAGCATCGCCGCGTCCAGCACGTTCAGCGCGGCGTCGCGCTCGTCGGGTCGGGCCTCGCGGACCTGCACAGTCGGGCGAGGGACGACGGCGCCAAGAGCGTTCGGGGCAGGGTCACGCGGTCGCCGTGGCCCGCTCGTGCATCTCTGCCTCGAGGTTCTCGAGCGTCGTCTCGCCGACGCGCTCGAACCGGCCGCGGCCCAGCCGGACGAGCAGTCGCCCCAGCGGGCCGTACCTCGGTTCGTAGTCGAACTGCATCGAGACACGGCTTCGGTCACCGCCGTCCTCCGGGGTCACCTCGAAGGTGCCGCCGAACGACCGGAACAGTCGGCGGTGGACGGGGCTGTTCGGGGCGTCGACGGCGAACGCGTATGCACGGCCGGGGTCGTACCGCGTGCAGGTCTCGTCCCACCACCGGCCGTCGGTGTCGGCACACCGTCGCGGCGCGCCCACGGCCAGTCCCTCGGGGAGGTCGACCTCGCTCAGGTTCGGCGCGGCGTCCCGGAACGCCGCCTGGTCGCGCAGGACATCCCACGCCACGTCGTGCGGGACGGCCACCGTCCGTTCGAAGGTGAGTGTCGCCATAGCTCCCGGACCACGCCCGGCGGCATCAACGGCCGTCGGTCGGGCGTCCCTCGTGCACTAGCCACCCTGCACCAGGCGCAGGAGCCGCACCCGGTCGGCCGCGACGGGAGCGTCCTCGGGGACCGGCGCGTCGTCGACGAGGACGGCGGCCTCGTGCTCGCTGAAGCCGACCGCCCGGATGACGTCACCGTAGACCGCGTCGTCGGGCAGGTCGAGAACGTGGGTCTCCCCGGCGACCACGTCACAGGTCACGCGCATACTGGAGGGACGGCGAACGGGGGAAAGAGGCTACCGGCTCCGGCCGGCTCGGCTCAGGCGGCCGGTGCGCCCTCGTCGGGCGACTCGGTGCCCTCGTCGGCCGCCGGCTCCTCGGGCTGGCCGCGGTAGGTCCGGTACAGCGTCGCCGCGAGCGCCCCCAGCCCGAGGAGGAAGACGACGAGTTCGAACACGCCGCCGATCCACGGGACGCGGACGAGTATCGCGACGACCAGGAGGCCGACGGCGAGCGACGCCCAGCGGTTCTCCACGTCCGCGAGGCGGGTGAGCCACTCGCCGACCGCGATGCGCCCGACGACGGCGCCGACCCACGCCAGCAGGCCGAAGACGGCGAAGCCGACGAGGCTCAGCGGGATGCCGACGATGGTGAGCAACAGGAGCACCAGCACCACGGGGATCCCGACGAGTGCCAGCACCCCGATGCCGCCCGCGGCGAGCGGTTCGGTCCGGGCGTAGCGGGTG includes the following:
- a CDS encoding SRPBCC family protein, translating into MATLTFERTVAVPHDVAWDVLRDQAAFRDAAPNLSEVDLPEGLAVGAPRRCADTDGRWWDETCTRYDPGRAYAFAVDAPNSPVHRRLFRSFGGTFEVTPEDGGDRSRVSMQFDYEPRYGPLGRLLVRLGRGRFERVGETTLENLEAEMHERATATA
- a CDS encoding GNAT family N-acetyltransferase, with the protein product MQVREARPDERDAALNVLDAAMLETDRVDEGTLLVAVDRGSVVGALLLVGDRIDAVAVRRRRQGKGVGSALVAAAGERRERLVAAFDAGVRPFYESLGFDVRETDEPGRYRGVLEG
- the samp2 gene encoding ubiquitin-like small modifier protein SAMP2 translates to MRVTCDVVAGETHVLDLPDDAVYGDVIRAVGFSEHEAAVLVDDAPVPEDAPVAADRVRLLRLVQGG